The following proteins are co-located in the Gorilla gorilla gorilla isolate KB3781 chromosome 18, NHGRI_mGorGor1-v2.1_pri, whole genome shotgun sequence genome:
- the LOC115933223 gene encoding serine/arginine repetitive matrix protein 2 isoform X8 encodes MFCCLGYEWLSGGCKTWHSAWVINTLADHHHRGTDFGGSPWLDIIIEFPRSYKVVIILWTVYLWLSFLKTIFQSEKGHDGSTDVQQRAWRSNRRRQEGLRSICMHTKKRVSSFPGNKIGRKDVITLWRHVKTKVTPKIRKMKVTAKINHHDKISGKRKTAKKQKMFQRAQELRRRAEDYHKRKIPPSARKPLCNWVRMAAAEHRHSSGLPHWPYLTAETLKNRMGHQPPPPTQQHSITDNSLSLKTRAECLVYPLPPSADDNLTTPPECFLTPLPPSAPPSADDNLKTPPLATQEAEAEKPPKPERERAADVEPPPKPERRRAADVQPSRKPERQRTTDVQPSRKPERRRAAVDKTPAEFLVYPLPPSADDNLETPLECLLAPLPPSRLSPAPPSADDKTPAEFLVYPLPPSADDNLETPLECLLTPLPPSPPPSAPPSADDNLKTPPLATQEAEAEKPPKPERQRAADVEPPPKPERRRAADVQPSRKPERRRAADVQPSRKPERRRTTDVQPSRKPERRRAAVDKTPAEFLVYPLPPSADDNLEMPLECLLTPLPPSPPPSAPPSADDNLKTPPLATQEAEAEKPPKPERQRAADVEPPPKPERRRAADVQPSRKPERRRAAVDKTPAEFLVYPLPPSADDNLEMPLECLLTPLPPSPPPSADDNLKTPPLATQEAEAEKPPKPERQRAADVEPPPKPERRRAADVQPSWKPERRRTTDVQPSRKPERRRAAVDKTPAEFLVYPLPPSADDNLEMPLECLLTPLPPSPPPSAPPSADDNLKTPPLATQEAEAEKPPKPERQRAADVEPPPKPERRRAADVQPSRKPERRRAAVDKTPAEFLVYPLPPSADDNLEMPLECLLTPLPPSPPPSADDNLKTPPLATQEAEAEKPPKPERQRAADVEPPPKPERRRAADVQPSWKPERRRTTDVQPSRKPERRRAAVDKTPAEFLVYPLPPSADDNLEMPLECLLTPLPPSPPPSAPPSADDNLKTPPLATQEAEAEKPPKPEKQRAADVEPPPKPERRRAADVQPSRKPERRRAADVQPSRKPERWRTTDVQPSRKPERRRAAVDKTPAEFLVYPLPPSADDNLEMPLECLLTPLPPSPPPSAPPSADDNLKTPPLATQEAEAEKPPKPERQRAADVEPPPKPERRRAADVQPSRKPERRRAAVDKTPAEFLVYPLPPSADDNLEMPLECLLTPLPPSPPPSADDNLKTPPLATQEAEAEKPPKPERQRAADVEPPPKPERRRAADVQPSWKPERRRTTDVQPSRKPERRRAAVDKTPAEFLVYPLPPSADDNLEMPLECLLTPLPPSPPPSAPPSADDNLKTPPLATQEAEAEKPPKPERQRAADVEPPPKPERRRAADVQPSRKPERRRAADVQPSWKPERRRTTDVQPSRKPERRRAAVDKTPAEFLVYPLPPSADDNLETPLECLLAPLPPSRLSPAPPSADDKTPAEFLVYPLPPSADDNLETPLECLLTPLPPSPPPSAPPSADDNLKTPPLATQEAEAEKPPKPERQRAADVEPPPKPERRRAADVQPSRKPERRRAADVQPSWQPERRRTTDVQPSRKPERRRAAVDKTPAEFLVYPLPPSADDNLETPLECLLAPLPPSRLSPAPPSADDKTPAEFLVYPLPPSADDNLETPLECLLTPLPPSPPPSAPPSADDNLKTPPLATQEAEAEKPPKPERQRAADVEPPPKPERRRAADVQPSRKPERRRAADVQPSWKPERRRTTDVQPSRKPERRRAAVDKTPAEFLVYPLPPSADDNLETPLECLLAPLPPSRLSPAPPSADDKTPAEFLVYPLPPSADDNLETPLECLLTPLPPSPPPSAPPSADDNLKTPPLATQEAEAEKPPKPERQRAADVEPPPKPERRRATDVQPSRKPERRRTADVQPSWKPERRRTTDVQPSRKPERRRAAVDKTPAEFLVYPLPPSADDNLETPLECLLTPLPPSPPSSAPPSADDNLKTPPLATQEAEAGKPPKPERERAADVEPPPKPERRRAADVQPALKPERRRAADVQPSRKPERRRAAVDKTPAEFLVYPLPPSADDNLKMPLECLLTPLPPSPPSSAPPSADDNLKTPPLATQEAEAEKPPKPERRSAADAQPSLKPERRSAADVQPSPKPERRRAADLESPPKPERRRAADLESPPKPERRRAADTQPSPKPERRRAADLESPPKPERRSAADLESPPKPERRRAADVQPSLKPERRSAADAQPSPKPERRRATDLESPPKLERRSAADAQPSPKPDRRRATDVESPPKLERRSAADAQPSPKPERRSAADAQPSPKPERRRAADLESPPKPERRRAADLESPPKPERRRAADAQPSPKPERRRAADAQPSPKPERRSAADTQPSPKPERRRAADAQPSPKPERRSAADAQPSPKPERRSAADAEPSSPEPKRRRVADEPPCKPPRKPKRRRAADRERPRKPPRKPKRWSAAEAQPSPKPERRSATDTEPPRKPKRRRAADRKPSSPEPKRRRVADVEPPHKPKRRRVADVRRPRKPPRKPKRWSAAKAQPSPKPEGRSAAEAQPSPKPEGRSAADAQPSPKPEGRSAADAQPSPKPEGRSAAEAQPSPKPEGRSAADAQPSPKPEGRSAADAQPSPKPEGRSAADAQPSPKPEGRSAADAQASPKPERRSAADLESPPQPERRSTADAQASPKSERRSAAEAQPSPKPERRSAADTQPSLKPERRSVADTQPSPKPERRSVADTQPSPKPERRSVADTQPSPKPERRSVADLESPPKPERRSAAEAQPSPKPERRSAADTQPSPKPERRSVADTQPSPKPERRSVADLESPPKPERRSAADLESPPKPERRSAAEAQPSPKPERRSAADTQSSSKPERRSVADTQPSPKPERRSAADTQPSPKPERRSVADTQPSPKPERRSVADLESPPKPERRSAADLESPPKPERRSAAEAQPSPKPERRSAADTQSSSKPERRSVADTQPSPKPERRSAADTQPSPKPERRSVADTQPSPKPERRSVADTQPSLKPERRSVADLESPPKPERRSAAEAQPSPKPERRSAADTQPSPKPERRSVADTQPSPKPERRSVADLESPPKPERRSAAEAQLSPKPERRSAADSQPSPKPKRRSAADTQPSSKPERRSAADAQLSPKPERQSAADAQPSPKPERRSAAADTQPSPKPERRSAADAQPSPKPERRSAAELESPPEPERRSAADAQPSPKPERRSAADAQPSPKPERRSAADAQPSPKPERRSAADAEPPRKRKRRRAADIELSSPEPKRRRIGDVERPRKPKRPRAADVEPSLPEPKRRRVGDVELPRKRKRPQAADVEPSLPEPKRRRLN; translated from the exons GAAAATGTTTCAACGTGCGCAAGAGTTGCGGCGGCGGGCAGAGGACTACCACAAACGCAAA ATCCCCCCTTCTGCAAGAAAGCCTCTTTGCAACTGG GTCAGAATGGCGGCAGCGGAGCATCGTCATTCTTCAGGATTGCCCCACTGGCCCTACCTCAcagctgaaactttaaaaaacaggatGGGCCACCAGCCACCTCCTCCAACTCAACAACATTCTATAACTGATAACTCCCTGAGCCTCAAGACACGTGCCGAAtgtctggtctatccccttccaccctcagcggatgataatctcacgACGCCTCCCGAGTgtttcctcactcctcttccaccctcagctccaccctcagcggatgataatctcaagacacctcccttagctactcaggaggctgaggcagaaaaaccacccaaacccgagagagagagggccgctgacgtggaaccaccaccgaaacccgagaggcggagggccgctgacgtgcaaccatcacggaaacccgagaggcagaggaccactgacgtgcaaccatcacggaaacccgagaggcggagggccgcagtggataagacacctgccgagtttctggtctatccccttccaccctcagcggatgataatctcgaaacgcctctcgagtgtctcctcgctcctcttccaccctcacgtctatccccagctccaccctcagcggatgataagacacctgccgagtttctggtctatccccttccaccctcagcggatgataatctcgaaacgcctctcgagtgtctcctcactcctcttccaccctcacctccaccctcagctccaccctcagcagatgataatctcaagacacctcccttagctactcaggaggctgaggcagaaaaaccacccaaacccgagagacagagggccgctgatgtggaaccaccaccgaaacccgagaggcggagggccgctgacgtgcaaccatcacggaaacccgagaggcggagggcggctgacgtgcaaccatcacggaaacccgagaggcggaggaccactgacgtgcaaccatcacggaaacccgagaggcggagggccgcagtggataagacacctgccgagtttctggtctatccccttccaccctcagcggatgataatctcgaaatgcctctcgagtgtctcctcactcctcttccaccctcacctccaccctcagctccaccctcagcggatgataatctcaagacacctcccttagctactcaggaggctgaggcagaaaaaccacccaaacccgagagacagagggccgctgacgtggaaccaccaccgaaacccgagaggcggagggccgctgacgtgcaaccatcacggaaacccgagaggcggagggccgcagtggataagacacctgccgagtttctggtctatccccttccaccctcagcggatgataatctcgaaatgcctctcgagtgtctcctcactcctcttccaccctcacctccaccctcagcggatgataatctcaagacacctcccttagctactcaggaggctgaggcagaaaaaccacccaaacccgagagacagagggccgctgacgtggaaccaccaccgaaacccgagaggcggagggccgctgacgtgcaaccatcatggaaacccgagaggcggaggaccactgacgtgcaaccatcacggaaacccgagaggcggagggccgcagtggataagacacctgccgagtttctggtctatccccttccaccctcagcggatgataatctcgaaatgcctctcgagtgtctcctcactcctcttccaccctcacctccaccctcagctccaccctcagcggatgataatctcaagacacctcccttagctactcaggaggctgaggcagaaaaaccacccaaacccgagagacagagggccgctgacgtggaaccaccaccgaaacccgagaggcggagggccgctgacgtgcaaccatcacggaaacccgagaggcggagggccgcagtggataagacacctgccgagtttctggtctatccccttccaccctcagcggatgataatctcgaaatgcctctcgagtgtctcctcactcctcttccaccctcacctccaccctcagcggatgataatctcaagacacctcccttagctactcaggaggctgaggcagaaaaaccacccaaacccgagagacagagggccgctgacgtggaaccaccaccgaaacccgagaggcggagggccgctgacgtgcaaccatcatggaaacccgagaggcggaggaccactgacgtgcaaccatcacggaaacccgagaggcggagggccgcagtggataagacacctgccgagtttctggtctatccccttccaccctcagcggatgataatctcgaaatgcctctcgagtgtctcctcactcctcttccaccctcacctccaccctcagctccaccctcagcggatgataatctcaagacacctcccttagctactcaggaggctgaggcagaaaaaccacccaaacccgagaaacagagggccgctgacgtggaaccaccaccgaaacccgagaggcggagggccgctgacgtgcaaccatcacggaaacccgagaggcggagggccgctgacgtgcaaccatcacggaaacccgagaggtggaggaccactgacgtgcaaccatcacggaaacccgagaggcggagggccgcagtggataagacacctgccgagtttctggtctatccccttccaccctcagcggatgataatctcgaaatgcctctcgagtgtctcctcactcctcttccaccctcacctccaccctcagctccaccctcagcggatgataatctcaagacacctcccttagctactcaggaggctgaggcagaaaaaccacccaaacccgagagacagagggccgctgacgtggaaccaccaccgaaacccgagaggcggagggccgctgacgtgcaaccatcacggaaacccgagaggcggagggccgcagtggataagacacctgccgagtttctggtctatccccttccaccctcagcggatgataatctcgaaatgcctctcgagtgtctcctcactcctcttccaccctcacctccaccctcagcggatgataatctcaagacacctcccttagctactcaggaggctgaggcagaaaaaccacccaaacccgagagacagagggccgctgacgtggaaccaccaccgaaacccgagaggcggagggccgctgacgtgcaaccatcatggaaacccgagaggcggaggaccactgacgtgcaaccatcacggaaacccgagaggcggagggccgcagtggataagacacctgccgagtttctggtctatccccttccaccctcagcggatgataatctcgaaatgcctctcgagtgtctcctcactcctcttccaccctcacctccaccctcagctccaccctcagcggatgataatctcaagacacctcccttagctactcaggaggctgaggcagaaaaaccacccaaacccgagagacagagggccgctgacgtggaaccaccaccgaaacccgagaggcggagggccgctgacgtgcaaccatcacggaaacccgagaggcggagggccgctgacgtgcaaccatcatggaaacccgagaggcggaggaccactgacgtgcaaccatcacggaaacccgagaggcggagggccgcagtggataagacacctgccgagtttctggtctatccacttccaccctcagcggatgataatctcgaaacgcctctcgagtgtctcctcgctcctcttccaccctcacgtctatccccagctccaccctcagcggatgataagacacctgccgagtttctggtctatccccttccaccctcagcggatgataatctcgaaacgcctctcgagtgtctcctcactcctcttccaccctcacctccaccctcagctccaccctcagcggatgataatctcaagacacctcccttagctactcaggaggctgaggcagaaaaaccacccaaacccgagagacagagggccgctgacgtggaaccaccaccgaaacccgagaggcggagggccgctgacgtgcaaccatcacggaaacccgagaggcggagggccgctgacgtgcaaccatcatggcaacccgagaggcggaggaccactgacgtgcaaccatcacggaaacccgagaggcggagggccgcagtggataagacacctgccgagtttctggtctatccacttccaccctcagcggatgataatctcgaaacgcctctcgagtgtctcctcgctcctcttccaccctcacgtctatccccagctccaccctcagcggatgataagacacctgccgagtttctggtctatccccttccaccctcagcggatgataatctcgaaacgcctctcgagtgtctcctcactcctcttccaccctcacctccaccctcagctccaccctcagcggatgataatctcaagacacctcccttagctactcaggaggctgaggcagaaaaaccacccaaacccgagagacagagggccgctgacgtggaaccaccaccgaaacccgagaggcggagggccgctgacgtgcaaccatcacggaaacccgagaggcggagggccgctgacgtgcaaccatcatggaaacccgagaggcggaggaccactgacgtgcaaccatcacggaaacccgagaggcggagggccgcagtggataagacacctgccgagtttctggtctatccacttccaccctcagcggatgataatctcgaaacgcctctcgagtgtctcctcgctcctcttccaccctcacgtctatccccagctccaccctcagcggatgataagacacctgccgagtttctggtctatccccttccaccctcagcggatgataatctcgaaacgcctctcgagtgtctcctcactcctcttccaccctcacctccaccctcagctccaccctcagcggatgataatctcaagacacctcccttagctactcaggaggctgaggcagaaaaaccacccaaacccgagagacagagggccgctgacgtggaaccaccaccgaaacccgagaggcggagggccactgacgtgcaaccatcacggaaacccgagaggcggaggaccgctgacgtgcaaccatcatggaaacccgagaggcggaggaccactgacgtgcaaccatcacggaaacccgagaggcggagggccgcagtggataagacacctgccgagtttctggtctatccccttccaccctcagcggatgataatctcgaaacgcctctcgagtgtctcctcactcctcttccaccctcacctccatcctcagctccaccctcagcggatgataatctcaagacacctcccttagctactcaggaggctgaggcaggaaaaccacccaaacccgagagagagagggccgctgacgtggaaccaccaccgaaacccgagaggcggagggccgctgacgtgcaaccagcactgaaacccgagaggcggagggccgctgacgtgcaaccatcacggaaacccgagaggcggagggccgcagtggataagacacctgccgagtttctggtctatcctcttccaccctcagcggatgataatctcaaaatgcctctcgagtgtctccttactcctcttccaccctcacctccatcctcagctccaccctcagcggatgataatctcaagacacctcccttagctactcaggaggctgaggcagaaaaaccaccgaaacccgagaggcggagcgccgctgacgcgcagccgtcgctgaaacccgagaggcggagcgccgctgacgtgcagccgtcgccgaaacctgagaggcggagggccgctgacctggaatcaccaccgaaacccgagaggcggagggccgctgacctggaatcaccaccgaaacctgagaggcggagggccgctgacacgcaaccatcaccgaaacccgagaggcggagggccgctgacctggaatcaccaccgaaacccgagaggcggagcgccgctgacctggaatcaccaccgaaacccgagaggcggagggccgctgacgtgcaaccatcactgaaacccgagaggcggagcgccgctgacgcgcagccgtcgccgaaacctgagaggcggagggccactgacctggaatcaccaccgaaactcgagaggcggagcgccgctgacgcgcagccgtcgccgaaacctgaCAGGCGGAGGGCCACTGAcgtggaatcaccaccgaaactcgagaggcggagcgccgctgacgcgcaaccatcaccgaaacccgagaggcggagcgccgctgatgcgcagccgtcgccgaaacctgagaggcggagggccgctgacctggaatcaccaccaaaacccgagaggcggagggccgctgacctggaatcaccaccgaaacccgagaggcggagggccgctgacgcgcaaccatcaccgaaacctgagaggcggagggccgctgacgcgcaaccatcaccgaaacccgagaggcggagcgccgctgacacgcagccatcaccaaaacctgagaggcggagggccgctgacgcgcagccatcaccgaaacccgagaggcggagcgccgctgacgcgcagccatcaccgaaacccgagaggcggagcgccgctgacgcggaaccatcatcacccgaacccaagaggcggagggtcgctgacgAACCGCCATGCAAACCCCCAcgcaaacccaagaggcggagggccgctgacagGGAACGGCCACGCAAACCCCCACgcaaacccaagaggtggagcgccgctgaggcgcagccgtcgccgaaacctgagaggcggagcgccaCTGACACGGAACCTCCACGCaagcccaagaggcggagggccgctgaccggaaaccatcatcacccgaacccaagaggcggagggtcgctgacgtggaaccgCCACACAAACCCAAGAGGCGCAGGGTCGCTGACGTGAGACGGCCACGCAAACCCCCACgcaaacccaagaggtggagcgcCGCtaaggcgcagccgtcgccgaaacccgaggggcggagcgccgctgaggcgcagccgtcgccgaaacccgaggggcggagcgccgctgacgcgcagccgtcgccgaaacccgaggggcggagcgccgctgacgcgcagccgtcgccgaaacccgaggggcggagcgccgctgaggcgcagccgtcgccgaaacccgaggggcggagcgccgctgacgcgcagccgtcgccgaaacccgaggggcggagcgccgctgacgcgcagccgtcgccgaaacccgaggggcggagcgccgctgacgcgcagccgtcgccgaaacccgaggggcggagcgccgctgacgcgcaggcgtcgccgaaacccgagaggcggagcgccgctgacctggaatcaccaccgcaacccgagaggcggagcaccGCTGACGCGCAAGCATCACCGAaatccgagaggcggagcgccgctgaggcgcagccgtcgccgaaacccgagaggcggagcgccgctgacacgcagccatcactgaaacctgagaggcggagcgtcgctgacacgcagccatcaccgaaacccgagaggcggagcgtcgctgacacgcagccatcaccgaaacctgagaggcggagcgtcgctgacacgcagccatcaccgaaacccgagaggcggagcgtcgctgacctggaatcaccaccgaaacccgagaggcggagcgccgctgaggcgcagccgtcgccgaaacccgagaggcggagcgccgctgacacgcagccatcaccgaaacctgagaggcggagcgtcgctgacacgcagccatcaccgaaacctgagaggcggagcgtcgctgacctggaatcaccaccgaaacccgagaggcggagcgccgctgacctggaatcaccaccgaaacccgagaggcggagcgccgctgaggcgcagccgtcgccgaaacccgagaggcggagcgccgctgacacgcAGTCATCatcgaaacccgagaggcggagcgtcgctgacacgcagccatcaccgaaacccgagaggcggagcgccgctgacacgcagccatcaccgaaacctgagaggcggagcgtcgctgacacgcagccatcaccgaaacctgagaggcggagcgtcgctgacctggaatcaccaccgaaacccgagaggcggagcgccgctgacctggaatcaccaccgaaacccgagaggcggagcgccgctgaggcgcagccgtcgccgaaacccgagaggcggagcgccgctgacacgcAGTCATCatcgaaacccgagaggcggagcgtcgctgacacgcagccatcaccgaaacccgagaggcggagcgccgctgacacgcagccatcaccgaaacctgagaggcggagcgtcgctgacacgcagccatcaccgaaacctgagaggcggagcgtcgctgacacgcagccatcactgaaacccgagaggcggagcgtcgctgacctggaatcaccaccgaaacccgagaggcggagcgccgctgaggcgcagccgtcgccgaaacccgagaggcggagcgccgctgacacgcagccatcaccgaaacctgagaggcggagcgtcgctgacacgcagccatcaccgaaacctgagaggcggagcgtcgctgacctggaatcaccaccgaaacccgagaggcggagcgccgctgaggcgcagctgtcgccgaaacccgagaggcggagcgccgctgactcgcagccgtcgccgaaacccaagaggcggagcgccgctgacacgcagccatcatcgaaacccgagaggcggagcgccgctgacgcgcagctgtcgccgaaacccgagaggcagagcgccGCTgatgcgcagccgtcgccgaaacccgagaggcggagcgccgctgctgacacgcagccgtcgccgaaacccgagaggcggagcgccgctgacgcgcagccgtcgccgaaacccgagaggcggagtgcCGCTGAACTGGAATCACCACcggaacccgagaggcggagcgccgctgacgcgcagccgtcgccgaaacccgagaggcggagcgccgctgacgcgcagccgtcgccgaaacccgagaggcggagcgccgctgatgcgcagccgtcgccgaaacccgagaggcggagcgccgctgacgcggaACCGCCTCGCAAACGCAAGAGGCGGAGGGCAGCGGACATTGAActatcatcacccgaacccaagaggcggaggatCGGTGACGTGGAACGGCCACGCAAACccaagaggccgagggccgccgacgtggaaccatcattacccgaacccaagaggcggagggtcggTGACGTGGAACTGCCACGCAAACGCAAGAGGCCGCAGGCCGCCGACGTGGAACCATCAttacccgaacccaagaggcggaggttgaattAG